A region from the Candidatus Thermoplasmatota archaeon genome encodes:
- a CDS encoding HAD-IC family P-type ATPase codes for MPPAWETLDADATLARLDAVAGGLSAEAAAARLARHGPNALPRARRAGPFSIFARQLAGPLALLLAAAAALSVYVGETTDASFIAIVLALNALVGGVQEWKAERGVEALQKLLRLSAIAVRDRSAAVVDAEALVPGDVVRIEAGQRVPADLRLLEARGLEIDESLLTGESAPVAKDARWRAAASTPVSDRRNLAFAGTGVARGRATGVVVATGGATEVGRIAREVGAASSPPPPLVRRLARFSAALAWATVVAAGLLGLVGVAQGTSPREMFLFAVALAVAVVPEGLPVAVTVALAVGTARMARRRVIVRRLAAVEGLGSCTLIATDKTGTLTENALVVREVRLADGAVLGVTGEGYVPDGAIQAPPSAASARTLARLLHAVALANEASLAPADGGWRSRGDPTDVALLALARKGGVDTEATSAGAASAGEIAFEPERRYAASFRREGGGVRVYAKGAPERIVAMCAGAEGVGRPVAAFLAEAEAMARSGYRVLAVADGVASAEAARDGVEPSGLTFLGLVGMIDPPRRGTREAVSTARGAGLRVVMITGDHPVTALAIARDLGLARDEADVATGVECDAVGEAGLAGLVATRCVFARVAPHHKLALVEAAQRAGHAVAVTGDGVNDAPALRAADLGVAMGKGGTDVARESADLVIADDDFASIVAGIEEGRIANDNIRKVVFLLVSTGAAEVALVALALLAGLPLALLPAQLLWLNLVTNGLQDKALAAEPGEGDVLARQAKKPPNPIFDRVMIERVLATGLAMGVVAFAVFAAALSRGFDEAGARNLTLLLMVIFENLQIGNARSETKSAFALSPFRNPFLLATAIGAQLLHLAAMQIPITQDVLEVAPVDAATWLALFVAGQSVVVVSEVQKVFLRRRVARAKQQGFSPEAPVAPP; via the coding sequence ATGCCGCCCGCGTGGGAAACGCTCGACGCGGACGCGACGCTCGCCCGGCTGGACGCCGTGGCCGGCGGCCTCAGCGCCGAGGCGGCGGCGGCGCGCCTCGCGCGGCACGGGCCGAACGCGCTTCCGCGCGCCCGCCGCGCGGGCCCCTTCTCGATCTTCGCGCGGCAGCTCGCGGGCCCGCTCGCGCTCCTCCTCGCCGCCGCCGCGGCCCTCTCGGTGTACGTCGGCGAGACGACGGACGCCTCGTTCATCGCGATCGTTCTCGCGCTGAACGCGCTCGTGGGCGGCGTGCAGGAATGGAAGGCGGAGCGCGGCGTCGAAGCGCTGCAGAAGCTCCTCCGACTCTCGGCCATCGCCGTCCGCGATCGTTCCGCCGCCGTCGTCGACGCGGAGGCGCTCGTGCCCGGCGACGTGGTCCGCATCGAGGCCGGCCAGCGCGTGCCCGCGGACCTGCGCCTGCTCGAGGCGCGCGGCCTCGAGATCGATGAATCCCTCCTCACGGGCGAATCGGCGCCCGTCGCGAAGGACGCCCGCTGGCGCGCGGCGGCTTCCACGCCGGTCTCGGATCGCCGCAACCTGGCGTTTGCGGGGACCGGCGTCGCGCGCGGGCGCGCGACCGGCGTGGTCGTCGCGACGGGCGGCGCGACCGAGGTCGGCCGCATCGCGCGCGAGGTCGGGGCCGCGTCCTCGCCGCCGCCCCCGCTCGTGCGACGCCTTGCGCGCTTCTCGGCGGCCCTCGCGTGGGCGACCGTCGTCGCGGCGGGCCTCCTCGGCCTCGTCGGCGTCGCCCAGGGGACCTCGCCCCGCGAGATGTTCCTCTTCGCGGTCGCGCTCGCGGTCGCGGTCGTGCCCGAGGGCCTTCCGGTCGCCGTCACGGTCGCCCTCGCGGTGGGGACGGCGCGCATGGCGCGGCGACGCGTCATCGTGCGCCGCCTCGCGGCCGTCGAGGGGCTGGGGTCGTGCACGCTCATCGCGACGGACAAGACGGGCACGCTCACCGAGAACGCGCTCGTCGTCCGCGAGGTCCGGCTCGCGGACGGGGCCGTCCTCGGCGTGACGGGCGAGGGATACGTCCCCGACGGGGCGATCCAGGCGCCGCCTTCGGCCGCCTCCGCCCGGACCCTCGCGCGCCTCCTGCACGCCGTGGCGCTCGCAAACGAGGCCTCGCTCGCGCCCGCCGACGGGGGTTGGCGCTCGCGCGGCGACCCCACGGACGTGGCGCTCCTTGCGCTCGCGCGGAAGGGAGGCGTGGACACGGAGGCGACGTCGGCGGGGGCGGCCTCGGCGGGCGAGATCGCGTTCGAGCCCGAACGCCGCTACGCCGCTTCGTTCCGCCGCGAAGGGGGCGGGGTCCGGGTCTACGCCAAGGGCGCGCCGGAACGGATCGTCGCGATGTGCGCGGGCGCCGAGGGCGTCGGCCGTCCCGTCGCCGCATTCCTTGCGGAAGCGGAGGCGATGGCACGGAGCGGCTATCGCGTCCTCGCGGTCGCGGACGGCGTTGCAAGCGCCGAGGCCGCGCGGGACGGCGTCGAGCCCTCGGGGCTGACTTTCCTGGGCCTCGTCGGGATGATCGACCCGCCCCGGCGAGGCACGCGCGAGGCCGTGTCCACCGCGCGCGGCGCGGGGTTGCGCGTCGTGATGATCACGGGCGACCATCCCGTGACGGCGCTCGCGATCGCGCGCGACCTCGGGCTCGCGCGCGACGAGGCCGACGTCGCAACCGGCGTCGAATGCGACGCCGTGGGCGAGGCGGGTCTCGCGGGTCTCGTCGCGACGCGCTGCGTCTTCGCGCGGGTCGCGCCGCACCACAAGCTCGCCCTCGTGGAGGCCGCCCAGCGCGCGGGTCACGCGGTCGCTGTCACCGGAGACGGCGTGAACGACGCGCCCGCCCTCCGCGCGGCCGACCTCGGCGTCGCGATGGGGAAGGGCGGGACCGACGTCGCCCGCGAGTCGGCGGACCTCGTCATCGCGGACGACGATTTCGCGAGCATCGTCGCCGGCATCGAGGAGGGCCGCATCGCGAACGACAACATCCGGAAGGTCGTGTTCCTCCTCGTCTCGACCGGCGCGGCCGAGGTCGCGCTCGTGGCCCTCGCGCTCCTTGCGGGACTCCCGCTCGCGCTCCTTCCCGCCCAGCTCCTCTGGCTCAATCTCGTGACGAACGGCCTCCAGGACAAGGCGCTTGCGGCCGAGCCCGGCGAAGGCGACGTCCTCGCGCGCCAGGCGAAGAAACCGCCGAATCCCATCTTCGACCGCGTGATGATCGAGCGCGTGCTCGCGACCGGCCTCGCGATGGGGGTCGTGGCCTTTGCGGTTTTCGCGGCCGCCCTCTCGAGGGGGTTCGACGAGGCGGGCGCCCGCAACCTGACGCTCCTCCTCATGGTGATCTTCGAGAACCTCCAGATCGGCAACGCGCGTTCCGAAACGAAGAGCGCGTTCGCCCTCTCGCCGTTCCGCAATCCGTTCCTGCTCGCGACGGCCATCGGCGCCCAGCTCCTCCACCTCGCCGCGATGCAGATCCCGATCACGCAGGACGTACTCGAGGTCGCGCCCGTCGATGC